The following proteins come from a genomic window of Gottfriedia acidiceleris:
- the clpC gene encoding ATP-dependent Clp protease ATP-binding subunit, whose translation MMFGRFTERAQKVLALSQEEAIRIGHSNIGTEHILLGLVREGEGIAAKALLALGLSPEKVQQEVETLIGRGQGVAQTVHYTPRAKKVIELSMDEARKLGHSYVGTEHILLGLIREGEGVAARVLNNLGVSLNKARQQVLQLLGSNESSSNHQNGSANQANTPTLDSLARDLTVSAREGRLDPVIGRGKEIQRVIEVLSRRTKNNPVLIGEPGVGKTAIAEGLAQQIVNNEVPEILRDKRVMTLDMGTVVAGTKYRGEFEDRLKKVMDEIRQAGNIILFIDELHTLIGAGGAEGAIDASNILKPSLARGELQCIGATTIDEYRKYIEKDAALERRFQPIQVDQPSVDESIQILQGLRDRYEAHHRVSISDQAIIEAVKLSDRYITDRFLPDKAIDVIDEAGSKVRLRSFTTPPNLKELELKLEEVRKEKDAAVQSQEFEKAASLRDSEQRLREQLEDTKRQWKEKQGKENSEVTVEDIANVVSSWTNIPVTKLAQTEADKLLNMESVLHKRVIGQEEAVVAVSKAVRRARAGLKDPKRPIGSFIFLGPTGVGKTELARALAETIFGDEDAMIRIDMSEYMEKHATSRLVGAPPGYVGYDEGGQLTEKVRRKPYSVILLDEIEKAHPDVFNILLQVLEDGRLTDSKGRTVDFRNTLVIMTSNVGASALKANKYVGFNINDGEKDYKDMKGKVLEELKKAFRPEFLNRIDETIVFHSLEKKHIKEIVHLMVNSLTKRLKEQEIELELSDAAIDKISDEGFDAEYGARPLRRAIQKQVEDRLSEELLKGNVEKGRKVILDVKDNEYLIRSAAETVNQ comes from the coding sequence ATGATGTTTGGTCGATTTACAGAACGTGCTCAAAAAGTATTAGCTCTTTCTCAAGAAGAGGCAATCCGAATTGGACACTCAAATATAGGTACAGAACATATTTTACTAGGACTTGTTCGAGAGGGAGAAGGTATTGCTGCTAAGGCATTACTTGCACTTGGATTAAGTCCAGAGAAGGTACAACAAGAAGTAGAAACATTAATAGGACGTGGCCAAGGAGTTGCTCAAACAGTACATTACACTCCTAGAGCTAAAAAAGTGATTGAATTATCAATGGATGAAGCTCGTAAATTAGGTCATTCATATGTAGGAACAGAACATATCCTTTTAGGATTAATTCGAGAAGGAGAAGGCGTAGCAGCAAGAGTATTAAATAATCTTGGTGTTAGCTTAAATAAAGCTCGTCAACAAGTTCTTCAATTATTAGGTAGTAATGAAAGTTCGTCTAATCATCAAAATGGATCTGCTAATCAAGCAAACACACCGACATTAGACAGCTTAGCTCGTGATTTAACTGTATCAGCTAGAGAGGGTCGTTTAGATCCAGTAATCGGACGTGGTAAAGAAATTCAGCGAGTAATTGAAGTGTTAAGCCGACGCACTAAGAATAATCCAGTATTAATTGGTGAGCCTGGTGTAGGTAAAACAGCTATTGCAGAAGGATTAGCTCAACAAATTGTTAATAATGAAGTACCAGAAATTTTAAGGGATAAACGAGTAATGACACTTGATATGGGTACTGTCGTAGCCGGAACTAAGTACCGTGGTGAATTTGAAGATCGTCTGAAAAAAGTAATGGACGAAATTCGTCAAGCTGGAAATATTATTCTTTTCATTGATGAACTTCATACATTAATTGGTGCAGGTGGAGCAGAAGGTGCAATTGATGCATCTAACATCTTAAAACCATCATTGGCACGTGGTGAACTTCAATGCATCGGTGCAACAACAATTGATGAATACCGTAAATATATCGAAAAAGATGCTGCATTAGAGCGTCGTTTCCAACCAATTCAAGTTGATCAGCCGAGTGTAGATGAGTCAATTCAAATTCTTCAAGGTTTACGTGACCGTTATGAGGCACATCATAGAGTATCAATTTCTGATCAGGCAATTATTGAAGCTGTAAAACTATCTGATCGATACATCACAGACCGTTTCTTACCGGATAAAGCAATTGATGTTATTGATGAGGCAGGCTCAAAAGTACGACTACGTAGCTTTACAACACCGCCAAATTTAAAAGAATTAGAATTAAAATTAGAGGAAGTTCGTAAAGAGAAGGATGCAGCTGTTCAAAGTCAAGAATTTGAAAAAGCAGCATCATTAAGAGACTCAGAACAAAGATTACGTGAACAATTAGAAGATACGAAACGTCAATGGAAAGAGAAACAAGGTAAAGAAAATTCTGAGGTAACTGTAGAGGATATAGCGAATGTCGTATCATCTTGGACGAATATTCCAGTTACAAAACTTGCTCAAACAGAGGCAGATAAACTGTTAAATATGGAAAGTGTTCTTCATAAACGAGTAATTGGTCAAGAAGAAGCAGTAGTAGCAGTTTCTAAAGCTGTAAGACGTGCAAGAGCTGGATTAAAAGATCCAAAACGTCCAATTGGTTCATTTATTTTCTTAGGTCCTACAGGGGTAGGTAAAACAGAGTTGGCTCGAGCATTAGCTGAAACAATTTTCGGCGATGAAGATGCGATGATTCGTATTGATATGTCAGAGTATATGGAAAAGCATGCAACATCTCGTTTAGTAGGAGCACCTCCAGGATATGTAGGATATGATGAAGGTGGTCAATTGACTGAGAAAGTTAGACGTAAACCTTACTCAGTAATTCTATTAGATGAAATTGAGAAAGCTCATCCAGACGTATTTAATATCCTACTTCAAGTATTAGAAGACGGTCGATTAACTGATTCAAAAGGCCGCACAGTTGACTTTAGAAATACACTTGTTATCATGACATCAAACGTTGGAGCAAGTGCTTTAAAAGCAAATAAATATGTTGGATTCAATATTAACGATGGAGAAAAAGATTACAAAGATATGAAAGGAAAAGTATTAGAGGAATTGAAAAAAGCATTCCGTCCTGAATTCCTAAACCGTATCGATGAAACAATCGTCTTCCATTCATTAGAGAAGAAACATATTAAAGAAATTGTTCACTTAATGGTTAATAGCTTAACGAAGCGTTTAAAAGAACAAGAAATTGAACTAGAATTATCAGATGCAGCAATTGATAAAATTTCAGATGAAGGATTCGATGCTGAATACGGAGCACGTCCATTAAGAAGAGCAATTCAAAAACAAGTAGAGGATCGTTTATCCGAAGAATTATTAAAAGGTAATGTTGAAAAAGGCCGAAAAGTTATTCTTGATGTAAAGGATAATGAATATTTGATTAGATCAGCGGCTGAAACTGTAAATCAATAA
- the radA gene encoding DNA repair protein RadA yields the protein MAKKKTKFVCQSCGYESVKWIGKCPACNEWNTMVEFIEQPASSRRLTFNTNATVEGTKPISIMEVEIGTETRIETSFDEFNRVLGGGIVLGSLVLIGGDPGIGKSTMLLQVSSQLAKKDYKVLYVSGEESQKQIKLRAERLGVATQNLYVLSETDLSYIARYMDEMSPDFVVIDSIQTIYLQEVTSAPGSVSQVRECTSELMKIAKTKGIPIFIVGHVTKEGSIAGPRLLEHMVDAVLYFEGERHHTYRILRAVKNRFGSTNETGIFEMKELGLVEVLNPSEIFLEERPFGVAGSTVVASMEGTRPVLVELQALVSPTSFGNARRMATGIDHNRVSLIMAVLEKRMGLLLQNQDAYLKVAGGLKLDEPAVDLAVAVSIASSFQDKPTNPTDVVIGEIGLTGEVRRVSRIEQRVQEAAKLGFKRAIIPSKNIGGWSFPEGMEIIGINTVHEALKYVLGG from the coding sequence ATGGCTAAAAAGAAAACGAAATTCGTTTGTCAATCTTGTGGATATGAATCAGTTAAGTGGATTGGAAAGTGTCCCGCATGTAACGAGTGGAACACAATGGTTGAGTTTATAGAACAGCCTGCTAGTTCAAGAAGGCTAACATTCAATACAAACGCTACAGTAGAAGGAACGAAACCAATTTCGATCATGGAAGTGGAAATAGGTACTGAAACTCGTATCGAAACCTCCTTCGATGAGTTTAACCGAGTTTTAGGTGGCGGTATCGTTTTAGGTTCATTAGTATTAATTGGTGGTGACCCGGGAATTGGCAAGTCGACGATGCTTTTACAGGTTTCCTCACAATTGGCTAAAAAGGATTATAAAGTTTTATATGTTTCAGGTGAAGAATCTCAGAAGCAAATAAAATTAAGAGCAGAACGACTAGGCGTCGCTACACAAAACTTATATGTTTTATCCGAGACAGATTTGTCTTATATTGCTCGATATATGGATGAGATGTCTCCTGATTTTGTTGTAATTGATTCGATTCAAACAATCTATTTACAAGAAGTAACATCTGCTCCTGGTAGTGTTTCACAAGTAAGAGAGTGTACTTCAGAATTAATGAAAATCGCTAAGACAAAAGGTATCCCAATCTTTATAGTAGGGCATGTGACAAAAGAGGGATCAATTGCTGGCCCACGTTTACTGGAACATATGGTTGATGCAGTGTTATATTTTGAGGGGGAGAGACATCATACATATCGAATATTAAGGGCAGTTAAAAATCGTTTTGGTTCTACTAATGAAACGGGTATTTTTGAAATGAAAGAGTTAGGATTAGTGGAAGTGCTGAATCCATCGGAAATTTTCTTAGAAGAGAGACCTTTTGGAGTAGCAGGTTCAACAGTTGTTGCTTCTATGGAAGGTACTAGACCTGTATTAGTTGAACTACAAGCACTTGTCTCTCCAACGAGCTTTGGAAATGCAAGGCGAATGGCAACTGGTATAGATCATAATAGAGTATCGTTAATTATGGCTGTATTAGAAAAGAGAATGGGCCTCTTATTACAAAATCAAGATGCTTATTTAAAGGTTGCTGGAGGACTGAAGTTAGATGAGCCAGCTGTAGACTTAGCTGTTGCAGTAAGTATAGCATCAAGCTTTCAAGATAAACCTACTAATCCAACAGATGTAGTAATTGGTGAGATCGGTTTAACAGGAGAAGTTCGAAGGGTATCTAGAATAGAGCAAAGAGTACAAGAAGCAGCTAAACTTGGATTTAAAAGAGCAATAATTCCATCAAAAAATATTGGAGGATGGAGTTTTCCTGAAGGAATGGAAATAATAGGTATTAATACGGTACATGAAGCATTAAAATACGTGTTAGGAGGGTAG
- the disA gene encoding DNA integrity scanning diadenylate cyclase DisA: MEDQKQKAKSMLPVLEMIAPGTPLRDGIDNVLRAQTGGLIVLGFNDETKEMVDGGFHINDPFSPASLYELAKMDGALILNETGTKILLANAQLIPDQSIFTKETGMRHRTAERVSRQTGNLVIAISQRRNVITLYKGNLRYTLRDIGVILTKANQAIQTLEKYKIVWNQGITSLSILEFEELVTLFEVVNVLHSVEMVLRIKNEINNYVIELGDEGRLIELQLIEIISDLEEEALLLIKDYHYSKEQDPKSILQKLQELANEELLEDHAIIKLLGYPNNTNLEEMVEPRGYRMLMKISRLPPLVIENLTQRFKHLKGIYKATLAELDDVDGIGEIRAKKIKEGLKRIQEQLYINRHN, from the coding sequence ATGGAGGATCAAAAACAAAAAGCTAAATCAATGTTGCCAGTTTTAGAAATGATCGCTCCAGGTACACCATTGCGTGATGGCATTGATAATGTACTTAGAGCACAGACTGGTGGACTAATTGTACTTGGCTTTAATGATGAAACAAAAGAAATGGTCGATGGAGGTTTTCATATTAATGACCCTTTCTCTCCAGCTAGCTTATATGAATTAGCAAAAATGGATGGAGCACTCATTTTAAATGAAACAGGAACAAAAATCCTGTTGGCGAATGCACAATTGATACCAGATCAATCAATCTTTACAAAAGAAACTGGTATGCGTCATCGGACTGCAGAACGAGTATCAAGACAAACAGGAAATTTAGTAATTGCTATTTCGCAAAGACGTAATGTTATTACCTTATATAAAGGTAATTTGCGCTATACACTGCGAGATATTGGCGTAATTTTAACAAAAGCTAATCAGGCGATTCAAACTCTTGAAAAATATAAAATTGTGTGGAATCAAGGAATTACGTCACTTAGTATTTTAGAATTTGAAGAGCTAGTTACATTATTTGAAGTTGTAAATGTTTTACATAGTGTTGAAATGGTTCTTCGAATTAAAAATGAAATTAATAACTATGTAATTGAGCTTGGTGATGAAGGAAGACTGATTGAATTACAGTTAATTGAGATCATTTCGGACCTTGAGGAGGAGGCATTACTTTTAATAAAGGATTATCATTATAGTAAGGAACAAGATCCTAAAAGTATTTTGCAAAAACTCCAAGAACTGGCAAACGAAGAATTGTTAGAGGATCATGCCATTATTAAATTGCTAGGTTATCCGAATAACACAAATCTTGAGGAAATGGTTGAGCCTAGAGGGTATCGTATGTTGATGAAAATTTCTAGACTGCCGCCGCTAGTGATTGAAAATTTAACACAGAGATTTAAGCACCTTAAAGGGATCTACAAAGCTACTCTTGCTGAGCTAGATGATGTTGATGGAATTGGTGAAATTCGAGCAAAAAAAATCAAAGAAGGATTAAAACGAATTCAGGAGCAACTGTATATCAATAGACATAACTAA
- a CDS encoding PIN/TRAM domain-containing protein, giving the protein MIKRIVQVIYIFVGSTLGLVLFPLLDKLLKTELPNILHNSYVQALSGAVIFFILSLWLVDPTVTFIKYIEEKLLKAPISMILFGSLGLVFGLILAFLISLPIDSIRLQYVSSIIQIVVTILLGYLGFQVGIKKREELLSLFTLSSKAKKKAAEEQDSSFDIPVKILDTSVIIDGRIADICQTGFIEGTIVIPQFVLAELQYIADSSDTLKRNRGRRGLDILNRIQKELAMKVEIYEGDFEDVPEVDAKLVKLAKLKNGILVTNDFNLNKVSELQQIKVWNINDLANAIKPVVLPGEVLTAFVVKEGKEKLQGVAYLDDGTMIVVEDGKESIGKRVETVVTSVLQTSAGRMIFAKVK; this is encoded by the coding sequence TTGATAAAGAGGATCGTTCAAGTTATTTATATTTTTGTCGGAAGTACATTAGGTTTAGTACTTTTTCCACTATTAGATAAACTGTTGAAAACAGAGTTACCTAATATATTGCATAATTCTTATGTGCAGGCTTTAAGTGGGGCAGTGATCTTTTTTATTTTATCGCTTTGGTTAGTTGATCCAACAGTAACGTTTATAAAGTATATTGAGGAGAAATTATTAAAAGCTCCTATTTCAATGATTTTGTTTGGTAGTTTAGGACTTGTTTTTGGACTTATTCTGGCATTTCTTATTTCATTGCCAATTGACTCAATTAGATTACAGTATGTTTCATCTATTATTCAAATAGTAGTTACAATTTTATTAGGATATTTAGGTTTTCAAGTTGGGATTAAAAAGAGAGAGGAATTATTGAGTTTATTTACTTTATCTTCAAAGGCTAAGAAAAAGGCTGCTGAAGAACAAGATTCATCATTCGATATCCCAGTTAAAATTTTAGATACTAGTGTAATCATTGACGGCCGTATTGCTGATATTTGTCAAACTGGATTCATAGAAGGAACAATTGTGATTCCGCAATTTGTATTAGCAGAATTACAATATATAGCTGATTCGTCAGATACGTTAAAACGAAATAGAGGACGAAGAGGATTAGATATTCTAAATAGAATCCAAAAAGAGCTTGCTATGAAAGTTGAAATCTACGAAGGGGATTTTGAAGATGTTCCCGAAGTAGATGCAAAATTAGTAAAGCTTGCTAAATTAAAAAATGGTATTTTAGTGACAAATGACTTTAATTTAAACAAAGTAAGTGAACTTCAGCAAATTAAAGTTTGGAATATTAACGATTTAGCAAATGCAATTAAACCAGTAGTATTACCAGGGGAAGTATTAACTGCTTTTGTAGTAAAAGAAGGTAAAGAAAAATTACAAGGTGTTGCATATTTAGACGATGGGACAATGATCGTTGTAGAAGACGGTAAAGAATCAATTGGAAAACGAGTAGAAACAGTCGTTACGAGCGTACTACAAACTTCTGCAGGTCGTATGATTTTTGCAAAAGTAAAGTAA
- the ispD gene encoding 2-C-methyl-D-erythritol 4-phosphate cytidylyltransferase: protein MQYKVIIPAAGSGSRMGAGYNKLFLKIVSSPIIELTLKVFGEDDRCNEIILPIKESEKKFFETLNLPSFIQNKITYVNGGAERQESVYNGLVSIEDTESFILVHDGARPFVTNAVIERILEKMNEHEAVICAVPMKDTIKKVINQEVVETIDRSTLWGVQTPQAFTYKCLIEAHQKAIENGYLGTDDASLVEWNGSKVFVVSGDYNNIKVTTKEDLFFAKTIYEQYRG from the coding sequence ATGCAATATAAGGTCATCATTCCAGCAGCGGGTTCTGGCTCACGAATGGGTGCAGGCTATAATAAATTATTTCTTAAAATAGTTAGCTCGCCAATTATTGAATTAACTCTAAAAGTATTTGGCGAAGATGATCGTTGCAATGAGATTATCTTACCGATTAAAGAATCTGAAAAAAAGTTCTTTGAAACTTTAAATTTGCCAAGCTTTATTCAAAATAAAATAACCTATGTAAATGGTGGAGCAGAAAGGCAAGAAAGTGTTTATAATGGTTTAGTTTCAATTGAGGATACTGAAAGTTTTATTTTAGTACACGATGGGGCGAGACCTTTTGTAACAAATGCAGTGATTGAGCGGATTCTTGAAAAGATGAATGAACATGAGGCAGTCATCTGTGCTGTTCCAATGAAAGATACAATAAAGAAAGTTATTAATCAAGAAGTCGTTGAAACAATCGATCGTTCAACACTTTGGGGAGTACAGACTCCCCAAGCCTTTACATACAAATGTTTAATAGAAGCTCACCAAAAAGCAATCGAAAATGGTTATTTAGGAACTGATGATGCAAGCTTAGTTGAATGGAACGGAAGTAAGGTTTTTGTAGTAAGTGGAGACTATAACAATATAAAAGTAACAACTAAAGAAGATTTGTTTTTTGCAAAAACAATCTATGAACAATATAGAGGTTAG
- the ispF gene encoding 2-C-methyl-D-erythritol 2,4-cyclodiphosphate synthase: protein MFRIGQGFDVHAFAENRPLIIGGIEIPYELGLLGHSDADVLLHTISDALLGAIGEGDIGRHFPDTDPAFKDADSAKLLQHVFHIVKDKGYELVNADCTIIAQAPKMAPYIQLMRERIAELLETTSDCINVKATTTEKLGFTGRKEGIASQAVVLLQKKA, encoded by the coding sequence ATGTTTAGAATTGGACAAGGGTTTGATGTTCACGCTTTTGCAGAAAATCGCCCATTAATTATTGGTGGAATTGAGATCCCATACGAATTAGGTTTATTAGGTCATTCTGATGCCGATGTTCTTCTTCATACAATATCGGATGCATTGCTAGGGGCTATTGGTGAAGGAGATATAGGTAGACATTTCCCGGATACAGATCCAGCTTTTAAAGATGCTGATTCAGCAAAACTACTTCAACACGTATTTCATATTGTTAAGGATAAAGGCTATGAGTTAGTTAACGCGGATTGTACGATTATTGCTCAAGCGCCAAAAATGGCACCATATATCCAATTAATGAGAGAGCGAATTGCAGAACTGCTTGAAACGACATCTGATTGTATTAATGTTAAAGCAACAACAACTGAAAAATTAGGATTTACAGGAAGAAAAGAAGGAATTGCATCTCAAGCTGTTGTATTGTTACAAAAGAAGGCTTAA